In the genome of Corythoichthys intestinalis isolate RoL2023-P3 chromosome 19, ASM3026506v1, whole genome shotgun sequence, one region contains:
- the sh3bgrl2 gene encoding SH3 domain-binding glutamic acid-rich-like protein 2, with translation MVNIKVYIASSSGSVAVKKQQQAVVGFLEANGIQFQEVDIAMLEEQKFWMYQHIPKDKQPKNGKPLPPQIFNGDRYCGDYEDFFQSKENNTVLTFLGLNSEASIKDSNS, from the exons ATGGTCAACATTAAGGTTTACATCGCTTCGTCAAGTGGCTCTGTGGCG GTGAAAAAACAACAGCAGGCAGTGGTGGGCTTCCTGGAGGCCAATGGAATCCAATTCCAGGAAGTAGACATAGCCATGCTGGAGGAGCAAAAGTTCTGGATGTACCAGCACATCCCTAAGGATAAGCAACCCAAGAACGGCAAACCGctgcctccgcagattttcaacGGCGATCGCTACTGCGGG GACTACGAGGATTTCTTCCAATCtaaagaaaacaacactgtctTAACCTTCCTGGGCCTCAATTCTGAAGCTTCCATCAAA GATTCCAATTCTTAG